Proteins from a single region of Stigmatella erecta:
- a CDS encoding type VI immunity family protein, translated as MRETIPVIRLRTDSGRLVARDGVILCFFMRRSHQEVAPAVWRALQAYLRAIPPQSLNWYGSDDGDTLPLDDKGWEHIRWQILERSWGAEWLVDLEEDASAVGGYHFEYDGRKLDDPGFSHDENSTSGVTFSFPTEYLLEHGPAHLRSLALELARELPFSFGYASLAFVAPHGLWYAARRELIDPLSRYLGMDLYHLNDTSRVIGTRARGAYWLTFLGQPLLGQLGGIESIRHKLSFPEVSFHSLGRERLLLTLGEWPDAIDTAQKAYFPQYQALANLLEPFLYEERTGWISLDKDNMRRWLRRLCQ; from the coding sequence ATGAGAGAGACCATCCCCGTCATCCGGTTGCGGACAGACAGCGGCAGGCTGGTGGCCCGCGACGGTGTCATCCTCTGCTTCTTCATGCGCCGCTCGCATCAAGAGGTGGCCCCCGCCGTATGGCGCGCCTTACAGGCCTATTTGCGTGCCATTCCCCCTCAATCATTGAACTGGTACGGCTCGGACGATGGAGACACTCTCCCACTCGATGACAAAGGTTGGGAGCACATCCGCTGGCAAATCCTTGAACGCTCTTGGGGAGCCGAGTGGCTCGTCGACTTGGAGGAGGACGCCAGTGCAGTGGGCGGGTACCACTTCGAATATGACGGCCGGAAACTCGATGATCCGGGGTTCTCTCACGACGAGAACTCCACCAGCGGAGTCACCTTCTCCTTCCCCACCGAGTACCTCTTGGAGCATGGTCCCGCCCATCTGCGCTCCTTGGCTCTAGAACTCGCCCGCGAGCTACCCTTCAGCTTCGGTTACGCCAGCCTTGCATTCGTTGCTCCGCACGGCCTTTGGTACGCGGCTCGTAGGGAACTCATCGACCCATTGAGCCGCTACCTAGGCATGGATCTCTATCATCTGAATGATACGAGCCGTGTCATCGGCACCCGGGCGCGAGGAGCCTATTGGCTCACCTTCCTAGGTCAGCCCTTACTCGGCCAGCTTGGCGGCATTGAGTCCATACGCCACAAGCTCTCCTTCCCGGAAGTGTCCTTCCATTCCTTGGGGAGAGAGCGCCTGCTGCTCACCCTGGGGGAGTGGCCCGACGCCATTGACACCGCGCAGAAGGCTTACTTTCCCCAGTACCAGGCGTTGGCGAACCTATTGGAACCTTTCCTCTACGAGGAGCGCACCGGCTGGATCTCCCTCGACAAGGACAACATGCGGCGCTGGTTGCGAAGACTTTGTCAGTGA
- a CDS encoding ATP-binding protein has translation MAALIESLDWSRSPLGPIETWPQSLRTTVSLCLASNFPINIIWGDGHNQIYNEGYRVVCGAVHPRAMGESYRVTWASAWPAIGEPFERALAGETSYLENQRMFLERNGYPEETFFTFSLSPIRDESGKVVGLFHPVTETTQTMLAQRRTRALRDIADRAGQAQVFDEACGLLLATLGEYGFDLPFALLYVTEPAGTEARLRGTCGTQAGGPLAPEVIRLTPGAREKSWPLRQAMGSGRAEPVPDLEARFGHVSAGPYPEPLGMSFVLPIRVAGVDAPLGFLVIGMSQRLPLDDAYRAFVEMLGAAACAALGNARAYEAERCRAEALAELDLAKTAFFSNVSHEFRTPLTLMLGPVEELLSGRHGALSTAALGELQVVHRNALRLLKLVNALLDFSRIEAGRAQASVEPTDLPALTRDVASAFRSAVERAGMRFVVDVEPLGEPVLVDREMWEKIVLNLVSNAFKFTHAGEIRVALKREGGFAQLSVQDTGIGIPASELGRVFQRFHRVHEAKGRTHEGSGIGLALVQDLAKLHGGSVEVRSTVGEGSTFLVRVPLGNTYWMGTSLLDSAQRPPPNPVRIEAFVEETLRWQVEPSPSAPAPVPAQAPGAAVSGPRPRILLADDNADMRDYVRRLLEGRYQVTAVANGAEALQAARAARPDLVLSDVMMPVMDGIELVQQLRADSTLRTLPVILLSARAGEEATASGLELGADDYLTKPFAARELLARVQAQLTMAALRQRAAEQEAHAVALRQHQQWLQAVLDRLPAPTLLVDPDSGRFTFVNHAAQQLADGGFPMDLDAAENGRSFRITGEDDGPLGLARMLNSQVRDLEALCHSPAGRFHLVADSGFVPGVGSHPAQTLLTFTDITRLKRAEQELKTLLDARDEFLSIASHELKTPITSLRMQLQMTERNVKPDGGRAPSPERLAKALRVSLIQVDRLTSLVDDLLDLARIRTGTLDLDFKEADLAQLASDMLERFAGQLALAGCQVRLEAPPGLLGVWDGRRLEQVLTNLVSNAVRYAPGGPLAVRLSEEGDLVRLEVRDQGPGVPEALRETIFDRFDRGMASRNTGGLGLGLFISKQIVSAHGGTIAVESPPGGGACFVVLLPQDASRFQAQDPATSHGGLA, from the coding sequence TGACCTGGGCCTCTGCCTGGCCGGCCATTGGCGAGCCTTTCGAGCGTGCACTCGCGGGTGAGACCTCGTACCTCGAGAACCAGCGGATGTTCCTGGAGCGCAATGGCTACCCGGAGGAGACGTTCTTCACCTTCTCGCTGAGCCCGATCCGCGACGAGTCCGGCAAGGTGGTGGGGCTCTTCCACCCGGTGACCGAGACGACCCAAACGATGCTTGCCCAGCGCAGGACGCGGGCGCTGCGGGACATCGCTGACCGGGCAGGACAGGCCCAGGTATTCGATGAGGCGTGCGGCCTGCTGCTGGCCACCCTCGGGGAGTATGGCTTCGACCTGCCGTTCGCGCTTCTCTACGTGACGGAGCCCGCTGGGACCGAGGCGCGGCTGCGGGGGACTTGTGGGACCCAGGCGGGGGGACCGCTTGCGCCGGAAGTCATCCGGCTCACGCCCGGCGCCAGGGAGAAAAGCTGGCCGCTCAGGCAGGCGATGGGCAGCGGGCGGGCGGAGCCGGTCCCGGACCTGGAGGCCCGGTTCGGGCACGTCTCCGCGGGACCGTACCCCGAGCCGCTGGGGATGTCGTTCGTGCTGCCGATCCGGGTCGCTGGGGTGGATGCTCCGCTCGGGTTCCTCGTCATTGGGATGAGCCAACGGCTTCCGCTCGATGATGCCTATCGCGCCTTCGTGGAGATGCTGGGCGCGGCGGCCTGCGCGGCGCTCGGGAACGCGCGTGCCTATGAGGCGGAGCGGTGCAGGGCCGAGGCCCTCGCGGAACTCGACCTGGCCAAGACGGCGTTCTTCAGCAACGTGAGCCACGAGTTCCGCACCCCGCTCACGCTCATGCTGGGGCCGGTGGAGGAGCTCCTGTCCGGGCGCCACGGGGCCCTGTCCACGGCGGCGCTCGGCGAGCTGCAGGTCGTGCACCGCAACGCGCTGCGGCTGCTCAAGCTGGTGAATGCGCTGCTCGACTTCTCCCGCATCGAGGCCGGCCGGGCCCAGGCCTCGGTCGAGCCCACCGACCTGCCGGCGCTCACCCGCGACGTCGCGAGCGCGTTCCGTTCCGCCGTGGAGCGCGCGGGGATGCGCTTCGTGGTGGACGTGGAGCCGCTCGGGGAGCCGGTGCTCGTCGACCGCGAGATGTGGGAGAAGATCGTCCTCAACCTCGTGTCGAACGCGTTCAAGTTCACCCATGCCGGTGAGATCCGGGTCGCCCTGAAGCGGGAGGGTGGGTTCGCGCAGCTGTCGGTGCAGGACACGGGCATTGGCATTCCGGCCAGCGAGCTTGGACGCGTGTTTCAGCGCTTCCACCGGGTGCATGAGGCGAAGGGGCGGACCCACGAGGGCAGCGGGATCGGCCTTGCGCTCGTGCAGGATCTCGCGAAGCTCCATGGGGGCTCGGTGGAGGTGCGAAGCACCGTCGGCGAGGGCTCGACCTTCCTGGTCCGTGTCCCGCTGGGCAATACCTACTGGATGGGGACGTCCCTCCTGGACAGCGCGCAGCGTCCGCCCCCCAACCCGGTGCGCATCGAGGCCTTCGTCGAGGAGACGCTCCGCTGGCAGGTCGAGCCCTCTCCGTCGGCCCCTGCGCCGGTTCCAGCGCAGGCCCCGGGGGCCGCGGTGAGTGGCCCCAGGCCGAGAATCCTGCTCGCCGACGACAACGCCGATATGCGCGACTATGTCCGCCGCCTCCTGGAGGGCCGCTATCAGGTGACGGCCGTGGCGAACGGAGCAGAGGCGCTCCAGGCGGCTCGGGCGGCGCGGCCGGATCTCGTGCTCTCGGACGTGATGATGCCGGTGATGGATGGCATCGAACTCGTGCAGCAGCTCCGGGCGGACAGCACCCTGCGCACGCTTCCGGTCATCCTGCTGTCCGCACGCGCGGGGGAGGAGGCCACGGCGAGCGGGCTCGAACTGGGCGCGGATGACTATCTGACGAAGCCGTTCGCGGCGAGGGAACTCCTTGCCCGCGTGCAAGCGCAGCTCACGATGGCGGCCCTGCGGCAGCGGGCGGCGGAGCAAGAGGCACACGCGGTGGCCCTCAGGCAGCATCAGCAGTGGCTCCAGGCGGTGCTCGACAGGCTCCCGGCGCCCACGCTGCTCGTCGACCCGGACTCGGGCCGGTTCACCTTCGTGAACCATGCCGCCCAGCAGCTCGCGGACGGCGGCTTTCCCATGGACCTCGACGCCGCGGAAAACGGCCGGTCATTTCGCATCACTGGCGAGGACGACGGCCCGCTCGGCCTGGCCCGCATGCTCAATTCCCAGGTCCGTGACCTGGAGGCCCTCTGTCACTCGCCCGCAGGCCGCTTCCACCTCGTGGCCGACTCCGGCTTCGTGCCGGGCGTTGGCTCGCATCCAGCGCAGACCCTTCTCACCTTCACGGATATCACTCGGCTCAAGCGGGCGGAGCAGGAGCTGAAGACGCTCCTCGATGCGCGCGACGAGTTCCTCTCCATTGCGTCGCACGAGCTGAAGACGCCCATCACCTCCTTGCGCATGCAGTTGCAGATGACCGAGCGGAACGTGAAGCCCGATGGGGGCCGCGCGCCGAGTCCGGAGCGGCTCGCGAAGGCGCTCCGGGTATCGTTGATCCAGGTGGACCGGCTGACAAGCCTCGTGGACGATCTCCTCGACTTGGCGCGCATCCGGACGGGCACCCTTGACCTGGACTTCAAGGAAGCCGACCTCGCCCAGCTGGCATCCGATATGCTGGAGCGCTTTGCCGGGCAGCTCGCGCTTGCCGGGTGCCAGGTGCGGCTGGAGGCCCCGCCGGGGCTCCTGGGGGTCTGGGATGGGCGCCGGCTCGAGCAGGTCCTGACGAACCTCGTCTCCAATGCGGTGAGGTACGCACCGGGGGGGCCGCTGGCCGTGCGCCTCTCCGAGGAGGGGGACCTCGTCCGTCTCGAAGTGCGCGACCAGGGCCCCGGCGTTCCGGAAGCGCTGCGCGAGACCATTTTCGACCGCTTTGACCGCGGGATGGCCTCGCGCAACACCGGAGGACTGGGGCTGGGCCTCTTCATCTCCAAGCAGATCGTGAGTGCTCACGGCGGGACGATCGCCGTCGAGAGCCCTCCGGGGGGAGGGGCATGCTTCGTGGTCCTCCTTCCCCAAGACGCCTCGCGCTTCCAGGCGCAGGACCCCGCCACGTCACACGGAGGCCTGGCATGA
- a CDS encoding HAD-IG family 5'-nucleotidase, whose product MFHGPVPIAPTTRPIPGGPSVDPLHGSFRSALNRAHAEEAAQQAQALLNNEGLARLLTTPREWQDTPRARDVFVNRNLRMASIELIGFDMDYTLAIYHMRRLEQLSFDMTLTKLVSDYGYPPVIGGLLYDHHFVMRGLAVDRATGNILKMDRFGHVGRVWHGLRPLKSETKRELYRNKRIRPSNPRFAWNDTLFALPETCLYAGIIELLESLGERVDYGKLYDNIREAIDTVHRDNSLKREVRKDLSRYVFQDSELGAALHKLRSGGKRLFLLTNSAWDYTDAVMRYLLDGQLPEYPSWRNYFDFTVTAAGKPGFFTDQRPFLELDASTEAGRVVGEAKSLERGKVYSGGNLVQFEEFTGYRGDNILYVGDHIYGDILKSKKSSLWRTCMVVQEIEDEITYTDSRREEITQLSEVEHTRARLDDTVNVIKSALNTLERRLERGGIAPEEQSRMEEERKRLKQELDTVRRALKNATGIADTLERDVEEGFNPYWGLLFKEGNENSRFGYQVEQYACLYTSRVSNFLHYSPMQYYRSPRDLMPHEQAGALSGKLSPLGSEGPPKASSKE is encoded by the coding sequence ATGTTTCACGGTCCCGTGCCCATCGCGCCCACCACCCGCCCCATCCCCGGGGGGCCCTCCGTGGACCCCCTGCATGGCAGCTTCCGCTCCGCCCTGAACCGGGCCCACGCCGAGGAGGCCGCCCAGCAAGCCCAGGCGCTGCTGAACAACGAGGGCCTTGCCCGCCTGCTCACCACTCCCCGGGAGTGGCAGGACACGCCCCGGGCGCGGGACGTGTTCGTCAACCGCAACCTGCGCATGGCGTCCATCGAGCTCATCGGCTTCGACATGGACTACACGCTGGCCATCTACCACATGCGCCGGCTGGAGCAGCTCTCGTTCGACATGACGCTCACGAAGCTGGTGAGCGACTACGGCTACCCGCCGGTCATCGGGGGGCTGCTCTATGACCACCACTTCGTGATGCGCGGGCTGGCGGTGGACCGGGCCACGGGCAACATCCTGAAGATGGACCGGTTCGGCCACGTGGGGCGGGTGTGGCACGGCCTGCGGCCGCTCAAGTCCGAGACGAAGCGGGAGCTGTACCGCAACAAGCGCATCCGCCCGAGCAACCCCCGTTTCGCGTGGAACGACACGCTGTTCGCGTTGCCGGAGACGTGCCTGTACGCGGGCATCATCGAGCTCTTGGAGTCGCTGGGCGAGCGCGTGGACTACGGCAAGCTGTACGACAACATCCGCGAGGCCATCGACACGGTGCACCGGGACAACTCGCTCAAGCGCGAGGTGCGCAAGGACCTGTCGCGCTACGTGTTCCAGGACTCCGAGCTGGGCGCGGCGTTGCACAAGCTGCGCTCGGGAGGCAAGCGCCTGTTCCTGCTGACGAACTCAGCCTGGGACTACACGGACGCGGTGATGAGGTACCTGCTGGACGGACAGCTTCCGGAGTACCCGAGCTGGAGGAACTACTTCGACTTCACGGTGACGGCGGCGGGCAAACCGGGGTTCTTCACGGACCAGCGCCCGTTCCTGGAGCTGGATGCGAGCACCGAGGCGGGCCGCGTGGTGGGAGAGGCCAAGAGCCTGGAGCGCGGCAAGGTGTACTCGGGCGGCAACCTGGTGCAGTTCGAGGAGTTCACGGGCTACCGGGGCGACAACATCCTGTACGTGGGGGACCACATCTACGGCGACATCCTCAAGTCGAAGAAGTCGTCGCTGTGGCGCACGTGCATGGTGGTGCAGGAGATCGAAGACGAGATCACCTACACGGACTCACGGCGGGAGGAGATCACCCAGTTGTCCGAGGTGGAGCACACCCGGGCGCGGCTGGATGACACGGTGAACGTCATCAAGAGCGCGCTGAACACGCTGGAGCGGCGGCTGGAGCGAGGCGGGATTGCCCCCGAGGAACAATCCCGGATGGAGGAGGAGCGCAAGCGGCTCAAGCAGGAGCTGGACACGGTCCGCCGCGCGCTGAAGAACGCGACAGGGATCGCGGACACGCTGGAGCGGGACGTGGAGGAAGGCTTCAACCCGTACTGGGGGCTGCTGTTCAAGGAGGGCAACGAGAACAGCCGCTTCGGCTACCAGGTGGAGCAGTACGCGTGCCTCTACACGAGCCGCGTCTCGAATTTCCTGCACTACTCACCCATGCAGTACTACCGCTCGCCCCGGGACCTGATGCCCCACGAACAGGCCGGGGCCCTGTCCGGAAAGCTGTCACCGCTGGGCAGCGAAGGCCCCCCCAAAGCTTCGTCCAAGGAGTGA
- a CDS encoding response regulator gives MNRHILVVEDDFYIRDALRELLEEEGHTVVCAENGAHGLAALETMRPCPDVILLDLMMPVKDGFEFRTEQRADARFAHIPVVVMSADPHLDSRRDVLAARAYLRKPVDIVQLLAAAVT, from the coding sequence ATGAACCGGCACATCCTCGTCGTGGAGGACGACTTCTACATCCGGGATGCCCTGCGCGAGCTGCTCGAGGAGGAGGGCCACACGGTGGTCTGCGCGGAGAATGGAGCCCACGGGCTCGCCGCGCTGGAGACGATGCGGCCCTGTCCCGACGTCATCCTGCTGGACCTGATGATGCCCGTGAAGGACGGTTTCGAGTTCCGCACCGAGCAGCGGGCCGACGCGCGCTTCGCCCACATCCCGGTGGTGGTCATGAGCGCGGATCCCCATCTTGACAGCCGCCGCGACGTCCTCGCTGCCCGCGCTTACCTCCGCAAGCCGGTCGACATCGTTCAGTTGCTGGCTGCTGCCGTCACGTAG
- a CDS encoding serine/threonine protein kinase, whose amino-acid sequence MSASYRLTGRVEPGDLAELYQATQEGGGSVVVKLFHAKTSDPAYARVLADTSRVLNPLRPTGIIPVVDMGFVRQRLAVVREHVEGFTLGTALQRLNTKEVLLPSALALHLVIQLLEAVQRAHEVGVVHGAITPGNLLLSRDGVPGICDFGALKALMAVPELKRAFATRGRSAYRAPEVGKGEEPSELSDIYSLGAIAYELLTLREALVVGSGLSTRRDGLPPPSRLDRRINSRLDPVILRALDPLPQRRFRSAGEFAGGLRNFLASHGGMPGVEDLRRFTRELVPNEVNFSTLGPVPFSEPFALTAVSGAEIAHLRAEPLDVSVVVRTPFSPALSEEETEAKTQEAAPAFEAYVPEASASLEPLRTGASAPVDENENTAPTPPSAQDVHWDAPAGPMASVPRKPLASPGGSTGAREGTRVGRNPRLKWVEDVPDAPERPAEEPPEEAATSVRKRLVAREAPAPVQPSAAKDRPEIPMPPPTQEGIPVAKRRRLFTEELNLLKTTRRQRRALSLAGAFALVGLFAFVLATWERPAPGDVSPAPPEAPPVAAQAGGPGSPLREPPPAQPIPVPPAPEPREQAVAEAPPVRAQAAFVTLRANAPARVFIDGVPLSRRTPLVRYPVKPGTRLIVLESVSTGERAEFRLHFERGKTRAIEQKFKPVPRR is encoded by the coding sequence ATGAGCGCCTCCTACCGCCTCACCGGCCGCGTCGAACCAGGAGATCTCGCCGAACTCTACCAGGCCACCCAGGAGGGTGGGGGCAGCGTGGTGGTGAAGCTCTTCCACGCCAAGACGTCGGATCCCGCCTACGCCCGGGTGCTCGCCGACACGTCGCGGGTGCTCAACCCCCTGCGCCCCACGGGCATCATCCCCGTGGTGGACATGGGCTTCGTGAGGCAGCGGCTCGCGGTGGTGCGCGAGCACGTGGAGGGCTTCACCCTGGGCACGGCGCTCCAGCGGCTCAACACGAAGGAGGTGCTCCTTCCGTCCGCCCTCGCGCTGCACCTGGTCATCCAGCTCCTGGAGGCCGTGCAGCGGGCGCACGAGGTGGGCGTCGTCCATGGCGCCATCACCCCCGGCAACCTGCTGCTGTCGCGTGACGGCGTGCCCGGCATCTGCGACTTCGGGGCGCTCAAGGCGTTGATGGCGGTGCCCGAGCTCAAGCGCGCCTTTGCCACCCGGGGGCGCAGCGCCTACCGGGCCCCCGAGGTGGGGAAGGGCGAGGAGCCCAGCGAGCTGTCGGACATCTACTCCCTGGGGGCCATCGCCTACGAGCTGCTCACCCTGCGCGAGGCCCTCGTGGTGGGCAGCGGCCTGAGCACCCGCCGGGATGGGCTGCCCCCGCCCAGCCGCCTGGATCGCCGCATCAACTCCCGGTTGGACCCCGTCATCCTGCGCGCGTTGGATCCGCTCCCGCAGCGGCGCTTCCGCTCGGCCGGGGAGTTCGCCGGAGGGCTGCGCAACTTCCTGGCCTCGCATGGGGGCATGCCTGGCGTGGAGGACCTGCGCCGGTTCACCCGGGAGCTGGTCCCCAACGAGGTGAACTTCTCCACGCTCGGGCCCGTGCCGTTCTCCGAGCCCTTCGCCCTCACCGCCGTCTCCGGGGCGGAGATTGCCCACCTGCGCGCCGAGCCCCTGGATGTCTCGGTGGTGGTGCGCACGCCGTTCAGCCCCGCGCTGAGCGAGGAGGAGACCGAGGCGAAGACCCAGGAGGCGGCCCCCGCCTTCGAGGCGTACGTGCCCGAGGCCTCCGCCTCCCTGGAACCCCTGCGCACCGGGGCCTCCGCGCCCGTGGACGAGAACGAGAACACGGCCCCCACACCCCCCTCGGCCCAGGACGTCCACTGGGATGCTCCCGCGGGCCCCATGGCCTCCGTGCCCCGCAAGCCGCTGGCCTCCCCCGGTGGCAGCACGGGCGCCAGGGAGGGCACGCGCGTGGGCCGCAACCCCCGGCTCAAGTGGGTCGAGGATGTGCCGGACGCGCCCGAGCGCCCCGCGGAGGAGCCGCCCGAGGAGGCCGCGACGTCCGTCCGGAAGCGCCTGGTGGCCCGGGAGGCCCCGGCCCCCGTGCAGCCCTCGGCCGCGAAGGACCGGCCGGAGATTCCGATGCCGCCGCCCACCCAGGAGGGGATTCCCGTGGCGAAGCGGCGGCGGCTCTTCACGGAGGAGCTCAACCTCCTGAAGACCACGCGCCGGCAGCGCCGGGCCCTGAGCCTCGCGGGGGCCTTCGCCCTGGTGGGCCTGTTCGCCTTCGTGCTCGCCACCTGGGAGCGCCCCGCCCCCGGAGACGTGTCTCCGGCCCCACCCGAGGCCCCCCCGGTGGCGGCCCAGGCGGGAGGGCCCGGGAGCCCGCTTCGGGAGCCTCCCCCCGCGCAGCCCATTCCCGTGCCCCCGGCTCCGGAGCCCCGGGAGCAGGCCGTGGCCGAGGCGCCCCCCGTGCGCGCCCAGGCGGCCTTCGTGACCCTGCGGGCCAACGCCCCGGCGCGGGTCTTCATCGATGGGGTGCCGTTGAGCCGGCGCACGCCGCTCGTCCGCTACCCGGTGAAGCCCGGCACCCGGCTCATCGTCCTGGAGTCCGTGTCCACCGGCGAGCGGGCGGAGTTCCGCCTGCACTTCGAGCGGGGCAAGACGCGGGCCATCGAGCAGAAGTTCAAACCCGTCCCGAGGCGTTGA